CTGCGGGTCGCTGCTGCCCGTGCGGACTTTCTTGAATACGGCAGTGCGGGGGCCGCGGGCGTGTCAGACATGGTAGTGGCCTCGTGGGAACGCAGTCAGGCCGCCGGCGTGGACGTGTCCAGCCCCAACAGTGTGTTCACCGACGACCTCGATACCGGATCGCTCCTGGTGCGTTGCGCACGTCCAGTGCTGGAGCAGCTCGAGACCGATACCGCCGACATGCCGCTGGTCATCGCCTTGACCGACCGCAAGGCGCGGGTCGTGCGACGGATCGACAGCTCCGCCGCGGTGGCACGTCTGCTCGACCGGGTTGACCTGGCACCCGGCTTCGACTACTCCGAGTCGACGATGGGCACCAACGGTATCGGCACGGTGTTCGAGGCGGGCCAACCGATCAGTGTGGTGGGTCCCGAACACTTCAGCGAGAACCTGCACCTGTTCGCCTGTACCGGAGCCCCGGTGATCGACCCGATTACCGGGCGCGTCGAGGGTGTACTCGACATTTCGACGCTGTCGGACGCGTGGAGTCCCCTGATGCACACCCTGGCCAATAGCGCGGCGAAAGACATCGGGCGCAATCTCCTGCTCGACCGGGGCCAGTCGCAACGTGCCATCTTCGAGACCTACCTGAGGGTCACCGCGCGCTCGCCCCGCGAAGCCGTCTTTGCATTCGGAGACTCCGTGTTCGTGGCAAATCCCGCTGCCCAGCAGCTGTTCGACCCCAACGAACAACGCACACTGCGCGAGCACGCAACATTCCTGATGGCCCGCAACGACCGGGCCAGCGACACCTTGGCTTTGCCAGGAGGGCAGCGGCTGGTCCACATCCGCGGAATCCGTATCATCGCCGGCTCTGAGGTGGCGGGCATGGTGGTGGTCGCGGAGCTGGTCACCGCGCACCAACCCAGCTCGCCGCGTGATTTCAGCGAGCAGCAACTGCCACCTATTGCGATGGCGGCACCGCAGACCTCGCAGATCGTCGACCAGCTGTCTCGGTCGCGCGACTCCCTCGCGGGGGGCACCGCGCCGGCCTGGATGCGAGCGGTCGGCGAGCTGCGCGATGCGCTCGGTCAAGCCAAGCCGGCCCTGGTGCTCGGCGAGCCGGGCGTCGGCAAGTTCACGCTGGTGGCCGAGCTGTTCCACGCCGTCTACCCGGAGGCGCGCAGCATCTCGCTCGATGCGGTGCAACTCAATGGCGGGGGGCCGCCGTCGGGCATCACGTCGCTGGCGGGGTGCCCGCGGGAACCCACGCTGCACATCATTCGACACATCGACCAGGCAGGTGCCGACAGTGTGCGGTGCCTGGAGGCTTACTTCTCGGCGGTGGAATCGCTGGACGGGCCCGTGTGGATCGTGGCAACGGGTTCGGATTCGTCGGCGGCGGCCGAGCTGCCGGTGCGAGAACTGCTGCACCACTTCGAGATCGCGATCACGGTGCCGCCACTGCGTTGCCGCACTGACGATTTGCCCGCCATCACCACGGCGTTACTGCGTGGCATCGCCCCTGACCGCAAGGTGCGCATGAGCCCCGACGCCCAACGTCTCATTTCGCGATATTCGTGGCCGCGCAACATCACGCAATTGCGCGAAGCACTGGTGCATGCGTTGCATCGCCGCCCGGTCGGCGAGATCCAGGCTTCCGATCTGCCCGGGCACTGTCAGACCGCACCCCGGCATACGTTGACCCCGTTGGAGACGGCCGAACGTGACGCGATCGTGGCCGCCTTACAGGAAGCCAACGGCAACAGGATGGCCGCCGCCACGCACCTGGGGATGTCGCGCTCGAGCCTTTACCGCAAGCTCAAGACCTATGGCATCACCGTCTGATCCGGGGGCTCTCAAGGGGCAGAGCGCGATGGTCGTCCGGCCGCCCCAACACTGAGGCACCTGACATGCGGACAACGCTGTTTTCCACACCGAGCAAAATGCACCGTCCAGGCGTCGACGCGGGCGCCGGTGACTACACCCCGAAGAGCAAGAGCTCTTCGGCGGTTACCAAGCGTTCGTGCTTGGCGGGAAACTCGCGACTCTTCACCGGATGACGGAGCCACGACCAGGCCATTCGCCCCACCCGCGATCGATGTAATGGATTCATATGCACGGTGACCACTCCTGCGACGGTCCGTTCGGCCGGGGCCT
This genomic window from Mycobacterium saskatchewanense contains:
- a CDS encoding sigma-54-dependent Fis family transcriptional regulator, with amino-acid sequence MPDNPGRMLRVAAARADFLEYGSAGAAGVSDMVVASWERSQAAGVDVSSPNSVFTDDLDTGSLLVRCARPVLEQLETDTADMPLVIALTDRKARVVRRIDSSAAVARLLDRVDLAPGFDYSESTMGTNGIGTVFEAGQPISVVGPEHFSENLHLFACTGAPVIDPITGRVEGVLDISTLSDAWSPLMHTLANSAAKDIGRNLLLDRGQSQRAIFETYLRVTARSPREAVFAFGDSVFVANPAAQQLFDPNEQRTLREHATFLMARNDRASDTLALPGGQRLVHIRGIRIIAGSEVAGMVVVAELVTAHQPSSPRDFSEQQLPPIAMAAPQTSQIVDQLSRSRDSLAGGTAPAWMRAVGELRDALGQAKPALVLGEPGVGKFTLVAELFHAVYPEARSISLDAVQLNGGGPPSGITSLAGCPREPTLHIIRHIDQAGADSVRCLEAYFSAVESLDGPVWIVATGSDSSAAAELPVRELLHHFEIAITVPPLRCRTDDLPAITTALLRGIAPDRKVRMSPDAQRLISRYSWPRNITQLREALVHALHRRPVGEIQASDLPGHCQTAPRHTLTPLETAERDAIVAALQEANGNRMAAATHLGMSRSSLYRKLKTYGITV